The Punica granatum isolate Tunisia-2019 chromosome 4, ASM765513v2, whole genome shotgun sequence genome has a window encoding:
- the LOC116204020 gene encoding uncharacterized protein LOC116204020: MEKKELGFPRSDKLSLREQAARTVLRNVRAQGHPYVDLREDKKRFIYFCTLCLAPCYNDGVLFDHLNGHLHNERLAAAKLTLLKPNPWPFNDGILFFDNSKEDDKLLGTKEDSPRLLEFPSSESLAIVEYGDETQQLSHQHDAADAGLDDCGESCNFLIPNVLIKAEMSDLMVRYVGVGKIAARFMEKDQASSSISRIWCEWLGKQSLDDDAVEVPKHDFAIIVLAYNYELGRRGLFDEVKSLLTSSLVADSENGDEANKKRKKCFSDPEDESVSLSHQYDSSGEESAASSVSSSKLLLDRCDDQVLHTRIISSKTIRRELRRQQRIAAERMCDICQQKMLPGKDVATLLNLKTGRLACSSRNSNGAFHVYHTSCLIHWILLCEFEIARSPPPAPQTKGRSRKKNGGKISKVKKDGDGEEGTVVSRFNSVFCPECQGTGISVDVDSRERDKVSLSQMFNFKLKVSDARKAWIKSPEALENCSIGFHFPENSEEKVQEKVLPLKLLNFYGAIDRGCPNGSLEPCK, encoded by the exons atggaaaagaaagaattagGGTTTCCTAGATCTGATAAACTGAGTTTAAGGGAACAAGCGGCTCGAACGGTTCTTCGCAATGTGAGAGCGCAAGGGCACCCATATGTCGACCTCCGGGAGGATAAGAAGAGGTTTATCTACTTCTGTACTCTATGTCTTGCCCCCTGTTATAATGATGGTGTACTGTTTGATCACTTGAATGGACATCTTCACAATGAGAGGTTGGCTGCTGCTAAGCTTACACTGTTAAAACCAAATCCGTGGCCTTTTAATGATGGTATTCTGTTCTTTGATAATTCCAAGGAGGACGATAAGCTGTTGGGGACAAAAGAGGACAGCCCTAGGCTGTTGGAGTTCCCGAGCAGTGAAAGTCTTGCCATAGTTGAATATGGGGATGAGACCCAACAGTTAAGCCATCAGCATGATGCAGCTGACGCTGGTTTGGATGACTGTGGAGAGAGCTGTAATTTCTTGATACCAAATGTGCTGATAAAGGCCGAGATGTCTGATTTAATGGTGAGGTATGTTGGCGTTGGAAAAATAGCTGCAAGGTTTATGGAGAAAGATCAAGCATCGAGTAGTATTAGTAGAATATGGTGCGAATGGTTGGGGAAGCAGTCTCTTGATGATGATGCAGTTGAGGTCCCGAAGCATGACTTTGCCATCATTGTTTTAGCTTACAATTATGAATTGGGCCGTAGAGGGCTTTTTGATGAAGTTAAGTCATTGCTTACTTCTAGCCTCGTGGCGGACTCGGAGAACGGGGATGAAGcaaacaagaaaagaaagaaatgctTTTCTGACCCTGAGGATGAAAGCGTGTCTCTCAGTCATCAGTATGACTCATCTGGGGAGGAGTCTGCCGCTTCCAGTGTTTCATCTTCAAAATTGCTGCTGGATAGGTGTGACGATCAAGTTCTGCATACTAGAATTATCTCGAGCAAGACTATAAGACGAGAATTAAGGCGGCAGCAGCGTATAGCAGCAGAAAGAATGTGCGACATCTGCCAACAGAAGATGCTTCCAGGAAAGGATGTGGCGACACTCTTGAACTTGAAGACTGGGAGGCTAGCATGCAGCAGTCGTAATTCTAATGGG GCATTTCATGTCTATCACACTTCCTGCCTTATCCACTGGATACTTCTCTGTGAGTTCGAAATAGCAAGAAGTCCCCCCCCAGCTCCACAAACAAAAGGGAGATCTAGGAAGAAGAATGGAGGTAAGATCAGTAAGGTGAAAAAAGATGGTGATGGTGAAGAGGGCACTGTAGTGTCAAGATTCAATTCCGTGTTCTGCCCTGAATGCCAAGGCACTGGCATCAGCGTTGATGTAGATAGTAGGGAGCGCGACAAAGTCTCTCTTTCTCAG ATGTTCAACTTTAAGCTCAAGGTAAGTGATGCACGAAAAGCATGGATAAAAAGCCCCGAGGCACTGGAGAATTGCTCGATCGGGTTCCATTTTCCAGAAAATTCAGAGGAAAAGGTTCAG GAAAAAGTCTTGCCTCTAAAGCTGCTTAACTTCTATGGCGCTATTGATCGTGGCTGTCCCAATGGTTCCTTGGAGCCGTGCAAGTGA
- the LOC116204495 gene encoding uncharacterized protein LOC116204495 isoform X2: protein MILALSLTYPASATRRRAITPFPSPTFFVSLSKFPSNCGSRTSFKCSCTENGDTHEASFQGFSVLGPESDVPWDSGTVWSTLSFYLFSLHIPLSFGGLSIVAHVLHQPILDPQTEAASLLGIQLFELVSAVCLLQSTTKRRFRLMSIFKADESSADRNALLGSALGFGSLVLLVFLSSFLADNFLGPKSVNNSVLKEILLSSNLSRAACSLAYCIIIPLLEELVYRGFLLRSISRTMKWHQAVLLSSAIFSAIHFSESTRSRRIFV, encoded by the exons ATGATACTTGCCCTCTCCCTTACTTATCCAGCGTCCGCCACCCGTAGAAGGGCGATTACTCCATTTCCATCCCCAACCTTCTTCGTCTCTTTATCGAAATTTCCGTCCAATTGTGGCTCCAGAACTTCTTTCAAGTGTTCTTGCACCGAAAATGGAGACACCCACGAAGCATCTTTTCAG GGGTTTTCGGTACTCGGACCAGAATCAGATGTTCCATGGGACAGTGGAACTGTTTGGAGCACGCTGTCGTTTTACCTGTTCAGTTTGCACATTCCTCTGAGCTTCGGAGGCTTGTCTATTGTTGCCCATGTCCTGCATCAACCTATTCTTGATCCTCAGACGGAG GCAGCATCCTTGCTCGGGATTCAGCTGTTCGAGCTTGTATCTGCTGTTTGTTTGCTTCAGTCCACCACTAAGCGTCGGTTCAGACTGATGAGCATCTTCAAAGCTGACGAATCATCAGCGGACAGGAATGCATTGCTGGGGTCAGCACTGGGATTCGGTTCTTTGGTGCTGTTGGTTTTCCTCTCATCATTTCTTGCTGACAATTTTCTGGGACCCAAG AGCGTCAACAACTCCGTCCTCAAGGAGATCCTACTTAGCAGCAACCTGTCCAGAGCGGCCTGCTCTCTTGCCTACTGCATCATTATCCCATTACTGGAAGAACTCGTCTACAGGGGTTTCCTGTTGAGATCGATCTCACGTACGATGAAGTGGCACCAAGCTGTTCTTCTGAGCTCCGCCATATTCAGTGCCATTCACTTCTCCG AAAGCACACGGAGCAGGCGGATATTTGTCTAG
- the LOC116204495 gene encoding uncharacterized protein LOC116204495 isoform X1, whose amino-acid sequence MILALSLTYPASATRRRAITPFPSPTFFVSLSKFPSNCGSRTSFKCSCTENGDTHEASFQGFSVLGPESDVPWDSGTVWSTLSFYLFSLHIPLSFGGLSIVAHVLHQPILDPQTEAASLLGIQLFELVSAVCLLQSTTKRRFRLMSIFKADESSADRNALLGSALGFGSLVLLVFLSSFLADNFLGPKSVNNSVLKEILLSSNLSRAACSLAYCIIIPLLEELVYRGFLLRSISRTMKWHQAVLLSSAIFSAIHFSGENSLQLFIIGCVLGCCYCWTGDLKSSVLVHSLYNAMILVITYVS is encoded by the exons ATGATACTTGCCCTCTCCCTTACTTATCCAGCGTCCGCCACCCGTAGAAGGGCGATTACTCCATTTCCATCCCCAACCTTCTTCGTCTCTTTATCGAAATTTCCGTCCAATTGTGGCTCCAGAACTTCTTTCAAGTGTTCTTGCACCGAAAATGGAGACACCCACGAAGCATCTTTTCAG GGGTTTTCGGTACTCGGACCAGAATCAGATGTTCCATGGGACAGTGGAACTGTTTGGAGCACGCTGTCGTTTTACCTGTTCAGTTTGCACATTCCTCTGAGCTTCGGAGGCTTGTCTATTGTTGCCCATGTCCTGCATCAACCTATTCTTGATCCTCAGACGGAG GCAGCATCCTTGCTCGGGATTCAGCTGTTCGAGCTTGTATCTGCTGTTTGTTTGCTTCAGTCCACCACTAAGCGTCGGTTCAGACTGATGAGCATCTTCAAAGCTGACGAATCATCAGCGGACAGGAATGCATTGCTGGGGTCAGCACTGGGATTCGGTTCTTTGGTGCTGTTGGTTTTCCTCTCATCATTTCTTGCTGACAATTTTCTGGGACCCAAG AGCGTCAACAACTCCGTCCTCAAGGAGATCCTACTTAGCAGCAACCTGTCCAGAGCGGCCTGCTCTCTTGCCTACTGCATCATTATCCCATTACTGGAAGAACTCGTCTACAGGGGTTTCCTGTTGAGATCGATCTCACGTACGATGAAGTGGCACCAAGCTGTTCTTCTGAGCTCCGCCATATTCAGTGCCATTCACTTCTCCGGTGAGAACTCCTTACAATTGTTCATCATCGGGTGTGTCCTCGGCTGCTGTTACTGTTGGACCGGAGATCTGAAATCCTCCGTTCTTGTACATTCCCTGTACAATGCCATGATACTCGTCATAACTTATGTATCTTGA
- the LOC116204495 gene encoding uncharacterized protein LOC116204495 isoform X3 → MILALSLTYPASATRRRAITPFPSPTFFVSLSKFPSNCGSRTSFKCSCTENGDTHEASFQAASLLGIQLFELVSAVCLLQSTTKRRFRLMSIFKADESSADRNALLGSALGFGSLVLLVFLSSFLADNFLGPKSVNNSVLKEILLSSNLSRAACSLAYCIIIPLLEELVYRGFLLRSISRTMKWHQAVLLSSAIFSAIHFSGENSLQLFIIGCVLGCCYCWTGDLKSSVLVHSLYNAMILVITYVS, encoded by the exons ATGATACTTGCCCTCTCCCTTACTTATCCAGCGTCCGCCACCCGTAGAAGGGCGATTACTCCATTTCCATCCCCAACCTTCTTCGTCTCTTTATCGAAATTTCCGTCCAATTGTGGCTCCAGAACTTCTTTCAAGTGTTCTTGCACCGAAAATGGAGACACCCACGAAGCATCTTTTCAG GCAGCATCCTTGCTCGGGATTCAGCTGTTCGAGCTTGTATCTGCTGTTTGTTTGCTTCAGTCCACCACTAAGCGTCGGTTCAGACTGATGAGCATCTTCAAAGCTGACGAATCATCAGCGGACAGGAATGCATTGCTGGGGTCAGCACTGGGATTCGGTTCTTTGGTGCTGTTGGTTTTCCTCTCATCATTTCTTGCTGACAATTTTCTGGGACCCAAG AGCGTCAACAACTCCGTCCTCAAGGAGATCCTACTTAGCAGCAACCTGTCCAGAGCGGCCTGCTCTCTTGCCTACTGCATCATTATCCCATTACTGGAAGAACTCGTCTACAGGGGTTTCCTGTTGAGATCGATCTCACGTACGATGAAGTGGCACCAAGCTGTTCTTCTGAGCTCCGCCATATTCAGTGCCATTCACTTCTCCGGTGAGAACTCCTTACAATTGTTCATCATCGGGTGTGTCCTCGGCTGCTGTTACTGTTGGACCGGAGATCTGAAATCCTCCGTTCTTGTACATTCCCTGTACAATGCCATGATACTCGTCATAACTTATGTATCTTGA
- the LOC116204498 gene encoding uncharacterized protein LOC116204498 gives MAAGGAEELKRSSCDWDGVVAEIVKIEKRLFPKHESLARTFDEELRKKNAGLLYLRVNGEVAGYVMFSWPSSLSASITKLAVKDSYQRQGHGEALLRAAIQKCRTRNVHRVQLHVDPSRSPALSLYKKLGFEVDSLIDGYYSSDRDAYRMFLDFDGDG, from the exons ATGGCGGCAGGGGGCGCAGAGGAGCTCAAGAGGAGCTCTTGCGACTGGGACGGCGTAGTGGCGGAGATAGTGAAGATAGAGAAGAGACTGTTCCCGAAGCACGAATCGCTCGCGAGGACCTTCGATGAGGagctgaggaagaagaacGCCGGGCTGCTCTACCTGAGAGTTAACGGAGAAGTCGCAGGCTACGTCATGTTCTCTTGGCCCTCCTCCCTCTCCGCCTCAATCACCAAGCTCGCAG TGAAGGATAGCTATCAGAGGCAAGGCCATGGAGAAGCTCTGCTCCGGGCAGCAATACAGAAATGCAGGACGAGGAACGTCCACCGGGTGCAGCTCCATGTCGATCCATCGCGGTCTCCTGCTCTGAGCCTCTACAAGAAACTCGGGTTCGAGGTCGACAGCTTGATCGACGGCTACTATTCTTCCGATCGGGATGCATACCGAATGTTCCTGGATTTCGACGGAGATGGTTGA
- the LOC116204497 gene encoding tetraspanin-19, with protein sequence MARMVRSCMQSMLKLVNSVNGMVGIAMILYSVWMLKIWERHTYDLPFDDSSQPNPWFIYTFLGLSISLCVITCFGHIAAETANGCCLYLYMFLVFLLLALEGAVTADVLLNPHWEQDFPNDLTGNLDQLTEFVRSNFDMFEWIGLTIVSVQGLCILLGLVLKALGPHPYYDSDDEFASESVPLLRDGAGQPSDSWSIRINEKVKR encoded by the exons ATGGCGCGAATGGTGAGGAGCTGCATGCAGTCGATGCTGAAGCTGGTGAATTCCGTCAACGGGATGGTCGGAATTGCGATGATCCTGTACTCCGTCTGGATGCTCAAAATCTGGGAGAGGCACACGTATGATTTGCCCTTCGACGACTCGAGTCAGCCTAATCCATG GTTCATTTATACCTTTCTTGGCCTCAGCATTAGTTTGTGTGTGATTACATGCTTTGGACATATCGCTGCTGAAACTGCCAATGGCTGTTGCCTTTATTTG TATATGTTCCTTGTCTTTTTGCTTCTCGCTCTGGAAGGTGCTGTCACTGCTGACGTATTGCTAAATCCTCACTGGGAGCAG GACTTTCCCAATGATCTCACTGGGAACCTAGATCAGTTAACAGAATTCGTGAGGTCGAACTTTGATATGTTTGAATGGATCGGATTGACAATTGTGTCCGTACAG GGACTATGTATCCTATTGGGACTGGTGCTCAAAGCTCTCGGACCACATCCGTACTATGACAGTGATGATGAGTTTGCTTCTGAAAGCGTTCCACTTCTGAGAGATGGTGCCGGCCAGCCATCTGATTCATGGAGTATAAGAATCAATGAGAAG GTTAAAAGGTGA
- the LOC116204502 gene encoding expansin-B3-like, whose protein sequence is MQPQRLPWSGLFFGLWALLVVQSTLLVPVPAQLKHAASAKSNQLWKPATATWYGDPEGDGSDGGACGYGSLVDVKPLRARVGAVSPVLFMNGEGCGACYKVRCLDRSICSRRAVTIIVTDECPGGYCSGGRVHFDLSGAAFGRMAVSGEGGQLRNRGELPVMYRRTPCKYPGKNIAFHVNEGSTNYWLSLLVEFEDGDGDVGSMHIREAGSTQWLEMKHLWGANWCIIGGPLQGPFSVKIATLSTSRTLSARDIIPRNWTPRATYTSRLNFT, encoded by the exons ATGCAACCGCAGCGCCTCCCCTGGTCCGGGCTGTTTTTCGGGCTGTGGGCTCTGCTCGTGGTGCAGAGCACTCTGTTGGTCCCGGTCCCGGCGCAGCTGAAGCATGCCGCCTCCGCCAAGTCCAACCAGCTGTGGAAGCCGGCCACCGCCACCTGGTATGGCGACCCCGAGGGCGACGGCAGCGACG GTGGGGCGTGTGGGTACGGGTCGCTGGTGGACGTTAAGCCCCTGAGGGCCCGGGTGGGGGCGGTGAGCCCGGTGCTGTTCATGAACGGGGAGGGCTGCGGCGCCTGCTACAAGGTCCGTTGCCTCGACAGGAGCATCTGCTCCCGGCGGGCCGTCACCATCATCGTTACCGACGAGTGCCCGGGGGGATACTGCTCCGGGGGGCGGGTCCACTTCGACCTCAGCGGGGCCGCATTCGGCCGCATGGCTGTCTCCGGCGAGGGCGGTCAGCTCAGGAACCGAGGCGAACTCCCAGTCATGTACCGGAG GACGCCGTGTAAGTACCCGGGGAAGAACATAGCGTTCCACGTAAATGAGGGCTCGACGAACTATTGGCTCTCTCTTTTGGTGGAATTCGAGGATGGCGATGGTGATGTCGGCTCAATGCACATTAGAGAA gCGGGCTCGACCCAGTGGCTGGAGATGAAGCACCTGTGGGGGGCGAACTGGTGCATTATTGGAGGGCCTCTGCAAGGCCCGTTCTCGGTGAAGATCGCGACTTTGTCCACCTCGAGGACTCTCTCCGCCCGCGACATCATTCCCCGTAACTGGACTCCCCGAGCCACCTACACTTCCCGCCTCAATTTCACCTGA
- the LOC116204499 gene encoding lanC-like protein GCL2, translating to MLPALSRLRFPLIRICGIVPRKKKHTITMADRFFPNEMPDFVAEKAAEEEEAAAGDSLGKLLSMPYPLLSERLKRAALDLKETIVLETWGMTGQRVRDFTLYCGTLGTAFLLFRSYQITKNINDLALCSQIIKTCDFASNSSRDVTFICGRAGVCALGAVVAKHADDADSLNYYLNQFQRIKLSRNLPDELLYGRVGYLWACLFLNKHLGENIVPSSSMREVVSEIIKNGRSLARRGSSPLMFDWYGEKYWGAAHGLAGIMHVLMDMDLKADEVEDVKGTLRYMIKNRFPSGNYPATEEDRSRDILVHWCHGAPGIALTLVKAAKVFRDKEFLQAAADAAEVVWKQGLLKRVGICHGISGNAYVFLSLYRVTGNPEYLYRAKAFACFLLDRGHQLMAKGQMHRGDRPYSLFEGIGGMAYLFLDMEEPLGAHFPAYEL from the exons ATGCTTCCCGCCCTGAGTCGACTGAGGTTTCCTCTGATCAGGATCTGTGGGATTGTaccgaggaagaagaagcacaCAATCACAATGGCGGACCGATTCTTCCCCAACGAGATGCCAGACTTCGTAGCTGAGAAAGcagctgaagaagaagaagcagctgCTGGTGATTCACTGGGGAAGCTCCTGTCCATGCCCTACCCACTTCTCTCTGAGCGGCTCAAGCGCGCCGCTCTCGACCTCAAAGAAACC ATAGTGTTGGAGACATGGGGAATGACGGGACAAAGGGTAAGGGACTTCACCCTGTACTGCGGCACCCTGGGAACTGCTTTCTTGCTGTTCAGGTCATATCAGATCACGAAGAATATCAATGATCTAGCTCTCTGCTCTCAGATCATAAAAACCTGTGACTTTGCTTCTAATAGTTCGAG GGATGTGACATTCATATGTGGGAGAGCTGGTGTATGTGCTCTTGGTGCTGTTGTGGCTAAGCATGCTGATGATGCTGACTCTCTCAATTACTATCTGAACCAATTCCAAAGG ATCAAGCTGTCAAGAAATCTCCCCGATGAGTTACTTTATGGAAGAGTCGGGTACTTGTGGGCTTGCTTGTTTCTAAACAAACATCTTGGTGAAAATATCGTTCCTTCCTCAAGCATG CGGGAAGTTGTCAgtgaaattatcaaaaatggGAGATCATTAGCTAGGAGAGGAAGCTCCCCTCTGATGTTTGACTGGTACGGGGAGAAGTACTGGGGTGCGGCCCATGGATTGGCTGGTATCATGCATGTGTTAATGGACATGGACTTGAAAGCAGATGAGGTTGAAGATGTAAAAGGCACTCTCAGATACATGATTAAGAATCGATTTCCCAGTGGAAATTATCCTGCGACCGAGGAAGATAGGAGTAGGGACATTCTCGTCCATTGGTGCCATGGAGCGCCTGGGATTGCCCTCACCCTAGTAAAAGCGGCAAAG GTTTTTAGAGACAAGGAATTCCTACAAGCTGCGGCCGATGCTGCAGAGGTAGTGTGGAAGCAGGGGCTTTTAAAACGGGTTGGAATTTGCCATGGAATAAGTGGAAATGCATACGTTTTTCTGTCACTTTATCGAGTTACGGGCAATCCAGAGTATTTATATAGGGCCAAAGCCTTTGCTTGCTTTCTTCTCGATAGAGGTCATCAGCTCATGGCCAAAGGACAGATGCATCGAGGTGATCGTCCCTACTCTCTTTTTGAAGGGATTGGAGGTATGGCATATCTGTTTTTGGACATGGAAGAGCCCTTGGGAGCCCACTTTCCTGCTTATGAACTTTAA